From the genome of Loxodonta africana isolate mLoxAfr1 chromosome 19, mLoxAfr1.hap2, whole genome shotgun sequence:
ATCACCTTCACTGTGATGAGATAGGAGATGAGAGGATGAGGCACAGAAGATAAACCATAAAATAACAAGTCATCCACCAGAGAGAAAGGCCAGAGCTAGGATTTCTCCCAGGCTGTTGaatactgatttttcttttccatgtttttttgttttgttttgtttttgtttgtttttattttttcctttcagggAATGGTTTATTTGGAAATGATGGAGTAGAATTTCGCGCTTGTACTACACGTAAGGGCTTATGTTTCTTCGGTTGCAAACCTGGTTGGAAATGGGTTGCATTCTGTCACAATGTATTATCTTGTTGtgtgaaaaagacagaaaatatccCCCCCCATGTCAATGAAATGTGGTGGGCCAATTAAAAGGATATGTGAATGGCTAAAAGGACAATTTTCAATCTGTTTGTGAGGGTCTGAGAGCtcagtcctggtagcacagtggttaagagctcggctgctaaccaaaaggtcagcaattcaaatccaccagctgctccttggaaaccctatgggacaattctactctgtcctatagggtcgctatgagttggaatcgacttgatggcaacgagtttgattcttttttcccctTAGGTAGTGAATAGCCAGATTCTAACTAACTTAGTGACAAAACTCCATAAGTATTTTGGAAAGGGAGCGCTGTGGTGAAATGCATCACTTATTCTTTTTTCTGCCCTCccatcttccaaaaaaaaaaaaaaaaaagcccattgccattcagtcaattccaactcatagctaccatatagggtttctaaggagaagctggtggattcaaactgttgaccttttggttaacagccatagcacttaaccactgtgctactgggCTCCTGTCTTCAACCACTGATTCCTATTTCAACCTCAAATTCAACTGATTCAAGTCCACAGGCCAGAGGGTGTAGTGCATTGTGAGCAGAATAACAATAGCTTACCATGTGCCAGCCACTCTTAAAGtggtttaaataaattaaataatttaatcctcacaacaaatctattatttcccctatttttcagattgagaaactttttcaaggtcacatagctcaTAAAACTTAGCTAGCATTGGGTTTGAAACCAGGCAGTCTTGATCCAATGTCTTTAGTGTTAagctatggagtccctgggaggtgcaaagggttaagcactcaactactagtggAAAGGTTGGTGTTAGGTATAGACATGTCATTTAGTTCTTTCCAGTGGAGTGTGAGAAGAAGTGATGGATTCCAGGCCTGGTCCACAAAAATATCCCAGGTGTGCTCCTCCACAATCAAACTTTGGATGCCAAAAGTTGACGATGGCAGAACTACCCAGCCTGGGTTCCTGAATCACTGTGTGGAGTACATATCCCCCACTAACCTGGGACCTCCCTggatattaagtgaaaaaaaataagtaaactaTTTTGTTGAGCCACTACATGTTTGGGTCTGTTTGTTACTACAGCCTAATCTACCTTAATGCAGAAATTGACAATGAAGATGCTATGGGAATTCACTCTGATAAGAGTGTGAAAAGCCTGAAGCGTGCCTTTCCTAGTTTATTCTTTCTCAGAGAACAATAACACTACATTACTAACTAAACTTAGCTGTTTATTTCCCTGGCTGTCACCATCCTTCCTAACTCATGATTTTCCTCTAGGATTAACACATAGGCAGAAGTCTTCCTCCCCATATTCCAAGTTGGGGAATTCATCTTAATTAATAATTCTCTCATTGGGATTAAAATCCCCCATTAGGCACTGGAACCATTGTACCAATTACATTATCACCATCAACCTGAGAAAGGTCAGCTTTGGAGCACCTTCTGAATTGGCAgggcaaaagagaaaaaga
Proteins encoded in this window:
- the DEFB136 gene encoding defensin beta 136, translated to MKLCLSGLALFLLMISFPSGNGLFGNDGVEFRACTTRKGLCFFGCKPGWKWVAFCHNVLSCCVKKTENIPPHVNEMWWAN